Within Helicoverpa zea isolate HzStark_Cry1AcR chromosome 17, ilHelZeax1.1, whole genome shotgun sequence, the genomic segment ataaagtattttcatGTATTATTAGAATAGATACATAAACGACATTATtggttaaatgtttattttatatcatagtttaaaaaacatccataacttaataaaattacctgtattacaataattaaaacttattgtGTATATACAATTACTTAAATAGGAATGAACTAGACACACTATGACTTTGTCACTTCTGCTTATCACTTTGAATACAATACATACCTTCAAACCGTTTTCTTTTTCATAACCTTCATAAAGAGCACCATGtctgtgaaataaaataacactgaattgaaaaaaatataaattagaatCATCATCGCAGTGTCTTTTTTTGCACCATATTACTTTGTATAGATACAAGCGAGAAAGTCCAGAGGACACTCTccaacgaaaaaaataaaactggatGACCCAGTTCTTCTAGCTAGACCCTCCACTCAGCACTAACTCACGCCGTAGAAGTATAGTCAATGtataaaaagaacataaataATAAGCCCAAAACCAGTCAATACACAATTACAAGAAGCTTTCATAAATCACCTATGCAGTTACAGCACAATATTATATAGCAACattaaaaaatgaataaacactacttactaataaatataaCCATGACAATTGCCAGCATGATCCACAGCCAACATTTCCATGCACTCTTGCTGTGCTCTTGCAGTCTATCTGATTCCACTTTCAAGGAAGATAAGTTCCTATCTGTGAGGTCTGAGGATTTCTTTAAAGCCTGaaagtaaaaaggttttatttataaacatgttGTTTAGGGTTTAAGAacattgacctacaagaaacATTTGACCTAATTTATGTATTCAACTTTCTACTTGTTTTCTATTACTGGACCAgttttttatctaaatattaCGGTAATCATAAGTAACCAAAGTGTTACAACTCGAGTATCTTTTAGCGTTGTTATGCAATTTACCAATTGATAGGTCATCCACTGAAACCTGAATGGTTGGCACTCATTGGGAGCAATCATTTAATATGACGAAGTCTACAGTATCTTATCATATTTGTGTCCAAAATTATCAAGTTATTTGACTGCataacgggtgtgtcgttcacaatcacattaaattctatcacatatactttatgatattctatggcgaattgtaaaaaaaattacctaatctattcagtggtttaaccacaggattcatttttcgtttttataatttacaacatcatgtgtaaagcagagataaagttaggagtatcgaatgttttgatcagttgacagctgtcagttttcaagggagaatttcagttgtttgtagtgactgacttttatatggtgttctaattttcgcacatttttattgtatttactttgtttgaaaaattcaattttttatttttacgtatttttctttttctttgtgttaatcgtcatattttaaccagtacattaatgcatttaatttaatgtgattgtgaacgacacacccgatatatggtaatactagcttctgccagcgatttcacccgaatcccgtggaaacctctgcacgaacccggataaaaagtagtagtagccttcctcaataaatgggctatctaacactgaaagaatttatcaaatcggaccagtagttcctgagattagcgcgttcaaacaaacaaacaaactcttcagctttataatattagtgtagataatGTCTTCTCACCTCAGTATCACCTTTGATGATAGTGCTGGCAATCTGCGACTGTTCCTTCAAGCTCTTTGTAAGCATCACCATGTTTTCAGCAACCTTCTCCTGCATATTCTGATGATATTTGAGGAGTGAGTCTATGTCTTCCTGACTGCTACTGTTACTTGTGAAGTTTGGAGCCTTTATTATGTTCCGCTTTCTAAGTGCATCATCACTGTCTTCTGAAAAATTATTATAGATATTTAGAAGAGAGTCTTCAAAGTACTGTTGATATTCAGTAGGTCAACACATGCcttttacaaataatgttgataAGTGTATGCcttttacaaataatgtttataagaGTAAGATTACAAAGCTTAAATAAGCTGAACAGCTTTTACCGGCTTGTACAACTTAATAGTCAAATATAACTTGGtggatattatgaaaaaaaaacaagaaaataatataggAAACAAAACAAACCTAATCCAAATAATTCAGATCTTAGCTCCACTCCATATTTGACCCTAGTTTTTTGGTGTATCTCTTGAGCTGAAGCATCAGCAGACATGGTGGCAGCACCATGTGATAGTTGCTGAACTGCTTCCAACTGGAAATCAACACTGACAATATTAGACAAAATCTTTTAGCTTTCTATGgagtaaagttaatattttattcatataccTTTTCACTAGGAGTGTTTAAAGAAGCTGTTTGGACAACACCTTTCAAAAATGCTGCTCTTTTAGTATATTCTGCTAACTCATCTTTAGGTGGCTTGCTGGAAAAGTTAAAATAGAACATGAGTTTCAAATAGAATTACTTTTAACTTTGTATCAGGTaagtaaatatacttaaatGTTTATGGAGTTACTGGCACATGAGTATATGTAGAAAAAAAGTAGttaggtcagtgggtcgtcttaggggcgagTATTCTACATAGTATGAAGTTCAAATCAGCTCTTGAGCCACGTAAGTAAGCCCGAAAAGCATCTTCACAAcaacaaagtttttatcaaattaCTATTAGTGAGCCACTTACTCAGGGCCAGTTTTGAGTTCTGTTATCATCTCGCTAAGGGACTCCACATATTGCTTGAGCCTGCAATTGTTATCAATAGGCTCTTGCTTAGCTATCAGCTCACATTTGTTTAGCAGTTGTCTCACGTTCATTTCCAGTCTAGACTTTGACGGGACAGTCATACAGGGTCTAGGCCTTTCCACGGCCATTTTGGCTAGCAATTAGTAGAAAATCAGTCGGGAATCAAacaatttcttaattaaaatgtaataagaaGTATTTTGTTGACTTCGAGTATTGATTGATTTCGAAATTTTGACGTACGTGACGTGCACGTACATCGCGATGACAATTGACATTAAAATGGATGTTGCCttgccataaaaaaataaataaaaaagaggcgttttttaacataaattcttttaatatctatattaataatttcgtcaaagggtacggtagactcgatcgaaaccttatatgaataacaaaacataaaaaaatattaattttgagtcgaCAACATATATCCGCAAAATTCGGATTATGGAGAATTTCGTTAAATTTCAATTGCACTGACAAGCAAACCACAGTCGCCATGTTGGGTAGTtaataaacgttgcttagatACGCATCGCCAACGTTTAGTGAAtcttatcaaaaaatacttttcgtcaGTCGTTGACGTTtcgcgaaaatattgtttttgacacttttttatgatatactttttgttatgtgttttttctttaaacctaatggtacgttcacacgcgcgcgttcaaatcgacattcaacgggcacagtcacgttcacgagcgtgtaaacggtacgcccgagcccgtgaacgcgcccgtgcccgtgaacgccgcgaatcggtcgagtgtcggttttttggcaaagttcaaaggatgaatgtgcgggcgcccggcgactgtttacacgcgcgcgggcagtcagtctctcctgcgctttcgtgacgattaaacgttctaagaaagtcgctacgatcgaagataacaacatggcggaatggttaacgtcgttcatcattttgattatttttccaataaaaataagttaagccaaaggctatgacagcaacaacaccgagatcctcgctgctcgccattcttgcactgactgacacgacggcgcgcgtgtgaacagcttgaatgtccgcctgcccgcgacgggctgcacgccgcgcagcccgccaggcagcccgccgggttgcgcggcgcgcgtgtgaacgtagcataagATTGGCCGATTGCGATAAAAACCAtagaaagaagaataataaccataacctcaaagtcgaagttttagttcaaatgtcatttagttgttcaaatgtcattgtcatttactttgtttggatTACACACACCATGCCGAAAAtcgtaagtatttcataaaatgtttcgtTGGTCGTGTCTCTGTCTTCGTTTAGTCTTTTGTTTGATGATACCtatatcattttgttaacaGCCGAATCTCCGTGCATTTGGTAAACATTGTCACAATTGTGGAAAGTGGATGGAGCGAAGGGCTCTTCGTAAAGATGGTGTgtagtattttagtaggtatgtaggcaggttgtgtttttaagtgaattttgttttgttttcttcttaaagTGTGGATTGTGAGCCttctgcatttaaaaataaaataagtacttatttacttccagtgacatgcaatttttgtaatggcaaaatatttgcaagagatggcaaacaaaagcaaatgtGCAGTCGATGTGTGGAATGCGACAACATTATACTCGGTAAGCggctcaatattttttctctataattcgacaaataataataaatgaccacACGCATAGCCTGTGTTGAGGTGTCATGAACACATACAGAAACAGACACgattttttcaccgtttttctcGATAATGAAATAAACCCCTTCATGCGCAAGTTCCACTTGAACTTGGCTGGCTCTTATTATACAATagacattattaattgtataatatatttttgcagataatttcaattattgcgAGTGCTGTggctgtaaaatgaaaaataatacttattaccagATAGAGATGtgaggatatacctacatacattcacaacagttattattatttgaatatttatctaatatattttctcctttaaggtcgataacgaagagttgaatgttagaacttataaaaatattatttacaactcaTTTCGAGAAGCTGCTCAAGCAAGAGGGCTCCTTTTTGACGATCAAGAATGGGAAAGATGTTTGAATgaagcaattgattttaaacttcctcggcaattatttcgagttcgaagattcgatgatgtaaaaattcaaattatcaataCCACTGAACAAGGCTTGAaaggtgataaatatttatcgaaaaatgttatatatagagaaattttgtgataatcaaCCTCTGATGTataatagagaatatttttttataagtacctttGCCAAATTCTCGGATAAGTACtcattgtaaaattacaatttacatacttcctaatattattcttgatttagccaatttggataaagaaccacaatttcatattttatttttaaaattagtaagtacttatctacctgtcaaagtaaagaaaaagactgagtgcttaaaacaaagaggtttacacagagtaaaccttaaaaattatatgttttgttaatttgtgttagtttattttgaatgttaatttgaaataaaaataatttgtgtaaaaacttttgcagtttttatttattatatttattaaacataacgAACGAAGCTATACGAATCTATGCCTTGATTATTCCTTTAATATTCCTTGAGACCCGATGACTACAGAAATTTCTACCTACATTTTGCAACTAGACGTGTATTATGAGTCAAATTTCACCCGAGCGAAGCCGGGTTTTCCACTAGTAATGTTAAAATGTTGTGATCCTGAATTATGATGCTATGCTAATTACTAAACTAGTCCATGTCTCCGTGTAAACATCTTACTTAGCCTCTGCCTACTGCTACAGATTTTGTTCTTCATCTTCTTCAACAATCCCTTTACGTCCTTCTTCATCATAACTATTATCCCCCAGAGCTTCAAGCCCTTATAGTAATTTGAGATAACAGTGATTACGTACCAACCAaatttattaaccgacttcccaaaaaggaggaggttatcaattcggccggtatgttttttttttctatgcatGTACATCGATTtcgccgaggtttatagaccaatttacgtgattctttttttgttcgactcgatatagctgccagttggtcccacagtcatcaggtcaggatctgatgatggaaaccctgagaaatcgatggcaaccttcgaaagttgtaggcatacatagagtaaaaacttgacacacaggtgtatgcctgaaagtactattcaacagtgaagatttgaagctgacctgatgatggagaccagagagggtcgaggtaacttgacaactgaatatgtaaaatacctcgtatttgggcttatattatttgtattgacgagatctttgtaacagtgaaggtttacagCTGACCTAATGATGAAGACcatcagagaaggtcgagggaactcgacaactgaatatgtaaaatacctcgtatttgggtttaaattatttgtattgatgagcaCTTTCTACTTATGCGGATAACGACacctattcgtatcactgaaaagctgtaaataaaaaactatttttttttttaataaccgacttcccaaaatactaaaaagccaaaaaaactaattttaggtgcttCTGCCTAGaggtcggtggcaaaattaacttgggaacatccattagacaccgacttctaggcagatgcacctaaaattagttttttttggctttttagtatttttttcaaaacaattcCTTTGAAACGAGAACCACTATTATCGAAATTCgaaaaaaatcattttgatttatattaTGACCATCTGTGTATCATAAACGCCAAAACGTTTGAAGCGATTAGTCGgagtttatttataatctgGGTAATGAGAATTcctccaggggcccgattctcctaattttacttatgcGTCatacatacgattcacgttcgactgagattctttcccgactcaattacgattgaaacgtatgtggcattccgctattttttctttgaaataaacgtttttatccttttctgtcattcaataatgaatcattttgtctgcaaatgatttacgattgcaatatgattgtagagcaaactacggtactatagaccaaaatcaccaaaatagcagaccaatcgaatgtcgttggaatacgattggtcttatattagtagcagaatgcccgatatggttaaaactgctattgcgattcaatttgtattcgattttgacattattaacttggcCCCCAGAACATGGTGCAGCCGCGATTTCATATATATTTTCAGatgtttaattttgataataatcTATCTACTGGTATTCACAGTCTCAGTACATAGAATACTGGTGAATACTATAGTGCTTCTATCTAAGTGTGTGAAATAATTTCCTAAGCAGCCAGTTGCAAAGGTGTAGGTAACAGCTAGTACAGgttgtagtaaataaaaaccaaaacatttactgtaaaatatttaatgtaccaATATGAGAACACTTATTCCAAACAGGAGTAAAAATTACGACTTGGGGGGCTGCTTCTTAGCGGCTTCGGCGTCGGCCTCACTCTTCTCGAAGTCGGCAATCAGCTTCTCCACTTCAGTACTGGTTAGAACTCTGATGATGGTCTTGTTGTCTTTGCGGGTTAGAGTCGCCATTTCCActgtaaaaattatataaataactagccgttttcccgcggttttaccagCGTCCcctggtaactactgcccgtaccgggataaaatatagcctatgttactcgtggataatgtagctttcaaatggtgaaagaatttttaaaaacggtccagtagtttttgagcctattcatttcaaccaaacaaacacacaaagttttcctctttataatattagtatagatgtgttATATATCTTTGATATTCAACTGGATTTCCTTGGTCAACTTTTGAAGGTGaaaggaaataaaattgaatgaattGAAGTACAACAATTACCTTTCTCCGGAGTTAGCTTAGTCATATCCAAAGTCTTGCTAAGGACCTTGATGGCTAAGGCCTGAGCTTCAGCAAGGGTAGTCTCGTTTTCCTTGTATTCCTGTTTCAGACTTGATACAGCAGCCTGAAATATTACAATAACTCTTTAATTACATACTTCCCTCTGTATTCAAATTCCTACCAACATGTGTTCATATTAACAGGCTCCAAACctattgaaccaatttaaaaattcCCCTTGGAAGTGAACAGGTGTAACTGTAAGAAACAACTAAtcctttttcattttttataccAGGGGAAATAGGTGATTTAGTACCCTTTCATTCTAACGAACTTTGGCTTAGgctttaaaacaaacaatacttaCGGCGCTGTTGTTTCCAATGCAAGTGGCCTTCCATCCACCATAGTTACCGCTGGGGTCTGACTGGTAAAGCTGGTAGCCATAGTGCTTGTCCCAGCCCATGTACAGGATAGAAACACCGAAGGGTCTCTTACCTGAgaaacaatatttgtttatttatattattaaaatgcaTGAGCCAATCAGGCAAATGAGTGTGGGTATCCATGCATAGAAAACAGATGGTGAGCAGATTACATGTAAGTGGAATAAAGGCAGAAAACATGAATATAATTTGGGTATATCTATCAGTTATATTACCTCCGTACTGTGTGTAAGCTTGCTTGACATCACACAGCCAAGACACAAGTTGTTCACAAGGGATAGATTCACCATACTGAAGCAGGTATCTCTGGGCAATAAGCCTGAGCTCGTTCGTCAGGACGTTCGCATCTGATGTGATGCCCGCCACTGAGCACACCATGTCATCATTGAGTTTATAGATTTTCTCAGAGAAGAACACCTCATCAAGCAGTTTGTTCGTGTTCCTGCGCTCGGCAGCAAGCAAGATACCATCCGTTGCTAGGATACCAAGACATGTTCCGGCGTGACTGATCGCTTCCATAGCATACTCGACTTGGTAGAGCCGACctaaaagaaatacatttttatgattcgtgatacaattttttttaatgcacagtataaaagataatatttaCCTTCCGGCGAGAAAATTGTTGTTCGTGTATCATAACGCCGAGCctagaaaaaataatgttatgaatCCAAATGATTGAATGACCAAGCAAGATTACTAACCTAAGAAAAGAACTGTTTTTCACTCAAATCGAAATTAATTTACAACAAAACTCACCATATTTGttaagtataaatattatatcctgTATTATTCACCTAAATAACTTTGATAATGCAATAATTTCTAgtgttttatgaaataaatgtttctttgcCGGACGATGCAAAGATGACATGAGAAAATGACATCAAAATTGACACTTACAACGTATTGCGTTCCAGAGTCACAGCTCTCACATCTGTGGCATCATATTTCGCTTTCAGGCAATTTCGTTTAGAGAAAAAGAAAGAGCAATATAATGGTTGCTAAACATCTAAATTTTATCAGAAAACCTGCGATGACAACaaaattttgattgttttagCACCATAGACCATAGAACGATGAAGAAGCCTGCTGCTGTCCTATTTCGCGTTTTTGCGGCTATTTCAGCGAATTTAGTTATTATCAAATTGTTCGTCTTTGATTCTTATTTTGATTTCGTGCATAGTACACGCTGTAAATTACTAACAAGGATGATTTCATTAGTCGCATTTATAACGGCTTTTGTTTATGGCAGTGCGTGGAAGGTTGGTGTAGTGCGGGTATTAAAagtgaaataatgttttttttaataatttagttacaTGGTAAGaataaatattctatttcaCAGTGTTGCTTGAAGcccagttacagcctttttatagtcccactgctgggcacaggcctcctctcacacggagaaggattgagcattaatcaccacgcttgctcgatgcgggttggtgatttcagactaatagtccaggtttcctcaagatgttttccttcacctttttatcagccattggtgtctaagatatacttagaaagtacatacaaacttagaaaagttgcattggtacttgcctgacctggattcgaacccgcgccctcatactcggaggttggttctttgcccactaggccaccacgactaaacCCACGACGAAGCCCACGGATAGATATTTTGGATGAATAGTGGGCATAATGGATAGTAGGTATGTGAtggttttcttttaaagtttaaGAAACTAATAATAGATGGCGGTATGAGTAGcatttgtaaacaaaaagttttagttattttacaaaataagtatTGTTTCATGTTCATGTAGATTTCCTATTAAAGGACCTACCTACTGACTAGGCGATACAATTACTTCAGGCACATGAGAGAGTTCACAGGGGTAGCAGGTACATAAAAGATTTCTTAagagagtaggtacctatatgtatatgtgaagtacctacataagggaatacatggGGGTAGTTCAAAAGGAAGTACTTAAAAGTAGAGTATATaaggaattataaaaaaaacataaaggaGGGATCATTTTGGGAGTGTATCCTATCTACACGTAACGGAGAAGCTGAGGTATTTAATTAGTTAAGTAGATTTCTACATATGCGAGTTTGTAGTTAGGGAGTTACCTATATACGGGGAGTACATTACGAACTGCCCGTACATAAAAAGAAGAACTACCTAATGTGACATGCCCAAAATAACCACTGCGGTAGATCCGCTTTGGATGCCGCGCGAGGTTGGTTGAACACTGAATGGAGAAACCGCGGGAAGATTCAGGTTTATAGGAGTTGTGGTTGTAGAATTAAAGGCACCTTTGTAGTTATGTGGATTTATTGTCTCTTCACAGTGTTTACAAAAGTTATACTTTGCACTTTAATAATGTAACTACAATCCTACAGTGAGAGTTAAGAAGGACACGTGGTATCGCAACTTAATCTCCCTAGACACACTCTTAAAGACTGCTAGGCTATCGAATAAGAGGGTGCTTACTGAATACGAGTGGACTGCGGGGCTATCGCACTCGGATCCGTCTAGTTAGCGAATGAAtctggtagtttttttttttttggtatggcatctcgcagttcagcctaggaggccgtgtactgcttaaccggacttttccctgtggatgcctagaatttaaggcctccagccaggggcgtaaaacaacttataaactaagcgactgcgctaagggtaccccctgtggggtcggacctcggcttagggcgtcgctggggaggcagcaaagggacaggctggatcatatgatcattattattaaatggggaatttaaagctactggctcagctcgcgggctggctcgatgagcaagggtcgggaggacagagaaCGGGACGTCAcggcggacctcggcggcgaggtttgtacgaacgcggtttgtatttgtttagagtgctagtgagtttactactctcttggaggacagttatttcatcgtcaggttctaggagagcatgcctagggcggcgaatccAACTGATGCAGGAGGGAGTataattactggctgacacgataagtgagttatcgtgttcctcagcgcgttcgaagtaccgtatggcggcacgcttcatataTTGGCGGATGGTAGGGATTTTTAAGCcgagatgaagaatctcatttcgaacataatagggagctcctgtgattttccgtaaagcacggttttgaagggcctgcattctgtgaaggcggcgatgtcttgcctgtgcgaacacagggcaagcatacatcatgatggggcgtatgcacgatacgtagaggcataacttgcatttaagagataatttgctctttgaattgagcaagaagtgcaatctaccgtacacaaaggctgctcCAGAGCGCACCTTACTtatgtgctcggcgaatgagaggcgctggtctaagattacacctagatatttggcatgctccttccaaggaatcggcctaccaaacatggtgactgatgggggcgcgggaggaagcctacggtctgggacaccgagttgggatagcttgtaaatcaagcctttgtgccagactttgtcgaatgcctttgctatGTCGAAGAGAATCTGAATCTGGTAGGCCTCCGCTGGCCTTTATATAGTCGCCGCGACCGTTGTTGTCGTTGCTGTCGAAGACTCGGTGACACgttgtttgtatgtgtgcgtgAGCGGGCGGTGATGCGTCATTGTACTGAGTTGTTTATTGGTATGTATGTTATaggtttaaataaagaaatacattgatacaaacatttattaacTCAATAACACTCATACATGCATGTATTAGGTTAtacttactattattataagaaaataacaatataagtaggcgcttaaaattaatgtaaagaaGAAAAGGtacttattaataataaattacttacaCTCTTAACTACCTactattaacataaaaaaatgttaaatgtcTTACAAACTATAGGTAATTACACCAAGAACTAATGGTTCgaagaatattaataaattaaaacaatttgatCATAATTAGTAACAGTCAATCGAGGATTTTTTATGCGTAACAACGGTATTACGTATAAAAATCAGCTTTTGCAAGCACGCATTGATTCCTCACACAAAGTATTATTTTGGATTTAATGAATTTGCGAATGATGATGAATTCCATAGTGCAGCATTAATAGAATTGATGGTCGTGGTTTATGGGGTCGTGTTGTCTAAGCTAGCATACGAACTAAAAGTgctcattttaataataatgttacgCATTGCTGTCGTCGTCAGGTGGGCCCTCCATCTTTACTAGTCACATCGATTTTTTTGTAGTCGAAATTAAATCCACAATGGGTTGGATCATTACgtacaataaaatcaaaattgtgAAACTCATGAGCGCCGTCGACAAACCTCCTTGAGCTGCAGCAAAGTAGTCCATATTGAAGCCAATGACCATTGTTATGAGACCCATGGAAATAGAGAACAGTCCTAGGGCCAAATGTAGGATCTTGACTGGACCACTTTTTACAATCATTCGCACTTTTGCAGAAAATAGTGCGACGATCCCACTAATGAAACTTGCCATTGTAAATGCTAATGCGATGACACCTGTAACAAGGAAAGATGGAAATCATTACAACAGGCGCAACTCTCTACTCTGTATACATCTCTGTAAAATCTAGGGATAAAAGGATACAAGGTCATGGAGGTGGTGATCTCATGATTTCCCACTTCAAATAGTTCTATACCTACTACATGGTCCAACAAACTTTGAACCTGTTAAAAATGTAGAAATGACTGTGCTTAACTTCAAAAAGTTTACGTCCCttgtaaaaagtaaaattttcaCTGGTAATAAAACACATTAAGAAGATGATCtgttagtttatatttttgttacaaagcTGTTGATGTTCTTGAATTATGAAGTGGTGTCAAGATATCTCGATGTTATCACACCGCAGCGACGCCACTCGAAATTTTTAACAATTGAGAAATTGCTGACGTGTCCTCAATAATATAAAAGGTATacctattttacttttttttacaaacttttaaGCAAGTAGGTACCTCATAATTATCTAATATCAAGTGTTATTTGCAGTTTCACAAGAGAACTAAGAGTGCACCTATTACTGCTGtaataattatcatttttgGACTTGGCATTGCTCATGTACTTGGTTTCGATTTACTAATGAATTGGCCAAGTGTAGTAGTAATAAGTcacttattatttacttagtaaATCGACGGTAATTCTATAGTGATTActattataacattattttcggGATTTCCAAAGCATGACTTAAAGCGTTTGATAAATCTAAGATACGAAACGCTCTCGTTGTTGTAGGTATCCACCCCGCAAAGTATTAGGTACCACATAATATGCTTTAAGTATGACGTCAGCATCAGTTTACCATCCATCCATTTTTCTTTTACCATGTAGAAATGCATTTTAGTTGACACTATGTATTGCCGATAGCATATTTTCGACGTCCTGTCTT encodes:
- the LOC124638220 gene encoding uncharacterized protein LOC124638220 isoform X1, with the translated sequence MSACPRRAARRAARQAARRVARRACERSIRLADCDKNHRKKNNNHNLKVEVLVQMSFSCSNVIVIYFVWITHTMPKIPNLRAFGKHCHNCGKWMERRALRKDVTCNFCNGKIFARDGKQKQMCSRCVECDNIILDNFNYCECCGCKMKNNTYYQIEMSITKS
- the LOC124638218 gene encoding vesicle transport protein USE1, producing MAVERPRPCMTVPSKSRLEMNVRQLLNKCELIAKQEPIDNNCRLKQYVESLSEMITELKTGPDKPPKDELAEYTKRAAFLKGVVQTASLNTPSEKLEAVQQLSHGAATMSADASAQEIHQKTRVKYGVELRSELFGLEDSDDALRKRNIIKAPNFTSNSSSQEDIDSLLKYHQNMQEKVAENMVMLTKSLKEQSQIASTIIKGDTEALKKSSDLTDRNLSSLKVESDRLQEHSKSAWKCWLWIMLAIVMVIFINMVLFMKVMKKKTV
- the LOC124638460 gene encoding proteasome subunit alpha type-4, which gives rise to MARRYDTRTTIFSPEGRLYQVEYAMEAISHAGTCLGILATDGILLAAERRNTNKLLDEVFFSEKIYKLNDDMVCSVAGITSDANVLTNELRLIAQRYLLQYGESIPCEQLVSWLCDVKQAYTQYGGKRPFGVSILYMGWDKHYGYQLYQSDPSGNYGGWKATCIGNNSAAAVSSLKQEYKENETTLAEAQALAIKVLSKTLDMTKLTPEKVEMATLTRKDNKTIIRVLTSTEVEKLIADFEKSEADAEAAKKQPPKS
- the LOC124638220 gene encoding uncharacterized protein LOC124638220 isoform X2, with amino-acid sequence MSLSFTLFGLHTPCRKSRISVHLVNIVTIVESGWSEGLFVKMVCSILVVTCNFCNGKIFARDGKQKQMCSRCVECDNIILDNFNYCECCGCKMKNNTYYQIEMSITKS